The Desmonostoc muscorum LEGE 12446 genome includes a region encoding these proteins:
- a CDS encoding inositol monophosphatase family protein, producing MSTTPTTRLILETLLPHLKVAAAYASFLQPKIAALPAKEEGKNFFAAALTDADLAIQNLVEVVLLGTFPEIRFYGEEYESSRNTKYFRSTELGLSGDYLVTLDPIDGTKFYMDGHSNYQIILTILNADDFEAVLAISPAQNVYFYAFRGEGAFKGTLAMNLEACIPLEITSPKPAVLLGWGMNAIAPLIKDRYQVIDIANDYSSDIQIPNLNGILSGDLSGAVIRAGKFIDGGALAFLAKEAGYLVTTLDGSILPPLHTCKNYSLPGLIVAASKSVHQDLLSAMQSLPES from the coding sequence ATGTCCACAACACCGACTACTCGATTAATTTTAGAGACTTTACTTCCCCATCTGAAAGTAGCAGCAGCCTATGCCAGTTTTCTACAACCAAAAATTGCTGCACTTCCCGCTAAAGAAGAAGGAAAAAATTTTTTTGCGGCTGCACTTACTGATGCGGATTTGGCAATTCAAAATCTGGTGGAAGTAGTACTGCTGGGTACTTTCCCAGAGATCCGCTTTTATGGGGAAGAGTATGAAAGTTCTAGAAACACTAAGTATTTTCGTAGTACTGAACTTGGTTTGTCAGGTGATTATTTAGTCACACTCGACCCAATTGATGGCACGAAGTTTTACATGGATGGACATTCTAATTACCAAATTATTCTGACTATTTTAAATGCGGATGATTTTGAGGCAGTACTGGCGATTTCTCCTGCTCAAAATGTTTATTTTTATGCTTTTCGAGGCGAAGGTGCTTTTAAAGGAACGCTGGCAATGAATTTAGAAGCCTGCATTCCCTTGGAAATTACATCACCCAAACCTGCTGTATTGTTGGGATGGGGAATGAATGCGATCGCACCTTTAATAAAAGACCGCTATCAAGTAATTGATATTGCCAATGACTATTCTAGTGATATTCAAATTCCCAATCTCAATGGTATTCTGAGTGGTGATTTGAGTGGAGCAGTAATCAGAGCGGGCAAATTTATTGATGGTGGCGCCCTGGCTTTTTTGGCAAAAGAAGCTGGCTATCTTGTCACTACTCTGGATGGTTCTATTTTACCGCCCCTGCATACTTGTAAAAACTATAGCCTGCCTGGATTGATCGTAGCTGCGTCAAAATCGGTTCATCAAGATTTGCTGTCAGCAATGCAAAGCTTACCCGAAAGCTAA